From one Populus alba chromosome 17, ASM523922v2, whole genome shotgun sequence genomic stretch:
- the LOC118042710 gene encoding agamous-like MADS-box protein FUL-L produces MGRGRVQLKRIENKISRQVTFSKRRTGLLKKAHEISVLCDADVAVIVFSTKGKLFEYSTDSSMESILERYERCSYAEQQFVPHGPEHQGSWFLEHPKLKARVELLQRNLRNYTGQDLDPLSYKELQHLEQKIDTALKSVRSRKNQLVHESLAEMREKEKALQDQNNILAEQVKKKLKALTEQAQWEQQNLGQNSSSFMLPQAQPPLQPSMLSLPPPTIGGCFQIRGFLNGNKDVEVQTQPSTMPHWMLRHVTDRI; encoded by the exons atgggGAGAGGTAGGGTTCAGTTGAAGAGGATCGAGAACAAGATCAGCAGGCAAGTGACATTCTCCAAGAGAAGAACTGGTTTACTAAAGAAAGCTCATGAGATCTCTGTTCTCTGTGATGCTGATGTCGCTGTGATTGTTTTCTCTACAAAAGGGAAGCTCTTCGAGTACTCCACTGACTccag CATGGAATCGATCCTCGAAAGATACGAAAGATGCTCGTATGCAGAGCAGCAGTTTGTACCACATGGCCCTGAACATCAG GGAAGCTGGTTTTTGGAGCACCCAAAGCTCAAGGCTAGGGTTGAACTCTTGCAGAGAAACCTAAG GAACTATACAGGACAAGATTTGGACCCTTTAAGTTACAAAGAACTTCAACACCTGGAGCAAAAAATAGATACTGCTCTTAAGAGCGTACGATCAAGAAAG AACCAACTCGTCCATGAATCCCTTGCAGAAATGCGGGAAAAA GAAAAGGCACTTCAGGACCAGAACAACATACTAGCAGAACAG gtcaagaaaAAACTGAAGGCGCTAACTGAGCAAGCACAATGGGAGCAGCAAAACCTTGGCCAGAACTCATCCTCTTTTATGCTACCACAAGCACAACCTCCACTGCAGCCGTCGATGCTATCACTTCCTCCACCAACTATAGG TGGCTGTTTCCAGATTAGAGGATTCCTGAACGGAAACAAGGATGTTGAAGTTCAAACTCAACCTAGCACCATGCCACATTGGATGCTTCGCCATGTCACTGATAGAATTTGA